A window from Candidatus Rokuibacteriota bacterium encodes these proteins:
- a CDS encoding extracellular solute-binding protein produces the protein MTTEKREDGAANSRQVDRRTFIKTTGVAVGAAAGIEGILAARRAPAFAQGTKLHIVRWNDFIPEADAWLKKEGMPEASKALGAEVTLETIGYNDLQPRITAAVQSGAGADIFMLYYNWAHLYANSLVDVSDVANAVAKDQGGFYDVFNAAANVKGKWLGMPHSIVGNAIAYRKSWFKEIGFNEFPKTWDELRKATAELKKKGKPYGQTLGHTFGDAPTWAYPLLWSFGGAETDKTGKKVAINSKGALDSVKYMTALWKEGCDEGGLAWDDSNNNRAFHANEICATLNGASIYIVAKRQQDKLKDEKGEPLWRDIDHALFPLKGAVGQYPLYFSNAHGIMKYSKNPKLAKDLLRWMHKKENYEKWFQICEGYSVAATKEWEKNPMWGKIDKPLQMFRTAARDTRIFGYAGPASANSTEAYSKYIIVDMYAKAVQGMKAEDAVKWAEGELKKIYEG, from the coding sequence ATGACGACTGAGAAGCGCGAGGACGGGGCGGCGAACAGCCGGCAGGTGGACCGCCGGACCTTCATCAAAACGACGGGCGTGGCGGTGGGAGCCGCCGCCGGCATCGAGGGGATCCTGGCCGCGCGCCGCGCGCCGGCCTTCGCCCAGGGGACGAAGCTCCACATCGTCCGATGGAACGACTTCATCCCCGAGGCCGACGCGTGGTTGAAGAAGGAGGGCATGCCGGAGGCCTCCAAGGCCCTCGGCGCCGAGGTCACGCTCGAGACGATCGGGTACAACGACCTGCAGCCGCGCATCACCGCGGCCGTCCAGTCGGGCGCGGGCGCCGACATCTTCATGCTCTACTACAATTGGGCCCATCTCTACGCGAACTCGCTGGTCGACGTGAGCGACGTAGCCAACGCCGTGGCCAAGGATCAGGGCGGCTTCTACGACGTGTTCAATGCCGCCGCGAATGTGAAGGGCAAGTGGCTCGGCATGCCCCACTCCATCGTCGGCAACGCCATCGCCTACCGGAAGTCGTGGTTCAAGGAGATCGGCTTCAACGAATTCCCTAAGACCTGGGACGAGTTGCGCAAGGCCACGGCCGAGCTGAAGAAGAAGGGCAAGCCGTACGGGCAAACCCTCGGCCACACCTTCGGGGACGCCCCCACCTGGGCCTACCCGCTCCTGTGGTCGTTCGGCGGAGCCGAGACCGACAAGACCGGCAAAAAGGTGGCCATCAACTCCAAGGGGGCCCTCGACTCCGTCAAGTACATGACGGCGCTGTGGAAGGAAGGCTGCGACGAGGGCGGGCTCGCCTGGGACGACTCCAACAACAACCGGGCCTTCCATGCCAACGAGATCTGCGCCACGCTGAACGGCGCCTCCATCTACATCGTGGCCAAACGCCAGCAGGACAAGCTCAAGGACGAGAAGGGTGAGCCGCTGTGGCGCGACATCGACCACGCGCTCTTCCCCCTCAAGGGGGCGGTGGGGCAGTACCCATTGTACTTCAGCAATGCCCACGGCATCATGAAGTACTCGAAGAACCCGAAGCTCGCCAAGGATCTCCTCCGGTGGATGCACAAGAAGGAGAACTACGAGAAGTGGTTCCAGATCTGTGAGGGGTACAGCGTGGCGGCCACCAAGGAGTGGGAGAAGAATCCCATGTGGGGCAAGATCGACAAGCCGCTCCAGATGTTTCGCACGGCCGCCCGCGACACGCGCATCTTCGGTTACGCGGGTCCTGCCAGCGCCAACTCTACGGAGGCCTATTCCAAGTACATCATCGTGGACATGTACGCCAAGGCCGTCCAGGGCATGAAGGCCGAGGACGCCGTCAAGTGGGCCGAAGGCGAGCTCAAGAAGATCTACGAAGGGTAA
- a CDS encoding MFS transporter, which yields MSDRSSYGWVVLGAAFVIITMAVGTLFSLAVFLKPLEDSMGWARSSVSAIALLNWIAMGLGSFLAGYLSDRFGARPVVLGGGVLLGAGLILSGRAEALWQFYVSFGVLVGFGVSCFYVPLTVTAIRWFEHRRGMAASIVSSGNGLGTLALAPLTRWLINNYDWRTAFLILGELALIVVIPAALLLRRAPTAGLPASQPAPEPGLTARRLWTFWPFWAIALTHFACCAAHSGPIFHMVSHAIDQGVAALAAAGALGISGLTSIIGRVGTGMVADRVGAKRTLVTGLILQAMTIFLYVFAGDAGTLYALAMVFGVAYGSVMPLYAVVTREYFGDRAMGTAYGGVFFISCIGMGIGSYAGGIIHDVFGSYLWLFLGSGAIATMAIVLALTLRPPRTALRPA from the coding sequence GTGAGTGATCGCTCGTCCTACGGCTGGGTCGTGCTCGGCGCCGCCTTCGTCATCATCACCATGGCGGTCGGCACGCTCTTCTCCCTCGCCGTCTTCCTCAAGCCGCTCGAGGACTCCATGGGCTGGGCGCGCTCGAGCGTCAGCGCCATCGCGCTGCTCAACTGGATCGCGATGGGACTGGGCTCTTTCCTCGCGGGGTATCTCTCCGACCGCTTCGGCGCGCGCCCGGTGGTGCTGGGCGGCGGGGTGCTGCTCGGAGCGGGGCTGATCCTCTCCGGCCGGGCGGAGGCGCTCTGGCAGTTCTACGTCAGCTTCGGCGTCCTGGTCGGCTTCGGCGTGAGCTGCTTCTACGTACCGCTGACCGTGACGGCCATCCGCTGGTTCGAGCACCGGCGGGGGATGGCCGCGTCCATCGTTTCGTCGGGCAACGGCCTCGGCACGCTGGCCCTCGCCCCGCTCACCCGTTGGCTCATCAACAACTATGACTGGCGCACGGCCTTCCTGATCCTGGGCGAGCTCGCGCTGATCGTTGTCATCCCCGCGGCGCTCCTGCTCAGGCGGGCGCCCACTGCCGGCCTGCCGGCCTCGCAGCCGGCGCCGGAGCCGGGGCTGACCGCCCGACGGCTCTGGACCTTCTGGCCGTTCTGGGCCATCGCACTGACCCACTTCGCCTGCTGCGCGGCCCATTCGGGACCGATCTTCCACATGGTCTCCCACGCCATAGACCAGGGCGTAGCGGCCCTGGCGGCGGCGGGGGCGCTGGGCATCTCGGGCCTGACATCCATCATCGGGCGCGTCGGCACCGGCATGGTCGCCGACCGCGTCGGCGCCAAGCGCACCCTGGTCACCGGGCTGATCCTCCAGGCCATGACCATCTTCCTGTACGTCTTCGCGGGCGACGCGGGCACGCTCTACGCCCTCGCCATGGTCTTCGGGGTCGCCTACGGCAGCGTCATGCCGCTCTACGCCGTTGTCACCCGCGAGTACTTCGGTGATCGGGCCATGGGCACGGCCTATGGCGGCGTCTTCTTCATCTCCTGCATCGGCATGGGCATAGGCTCCTACGCCGGGGGCATCATTCACGATGTGTTCGGCTCTTATCTCTGGCTCTTCCTGGGCTCCGGCGCCATCGCCACCATGGCCATCGTGCTGGCCTTGACGCTCCGGCCGCCGAGGACCGCCCTGCGCCCGGCGTGA
- a CDS encoding sugar ABC transporter permease → MKKPIAGGSGGAAGIAAALPHAGASRPGRMTRWLESERLLATLLLAPAILLLGLFIAYPFVIGVWLSMSNVSVGNPGEFVGIKNFVKAWNDSIFRTAFWNTGFYTFWATIFKLALGMWVALLLNRHFRGKRIVRAAMLLPFIVPTVLSTFAWRWMFDPTFSVLNWMLYQGGFITTKLPFLSDGTYGMWCAIVVNTWRGMPFFAITLLAGLQTISPDLHEAASLDGANGWHRFWHVTWPLLKPVTVVVVVFSIIQTFSDFQLIYVLTGGGPANATHLLATYAYQIGIATGLLGEGAAISLFMLPVLFIVVWLQLRYLRRLEGA, encoded by the coding sequence ATGAAGAAGCCTATTGCTGGGGGATCGGGGGGCGCGGCCGGAATCGCGGCCGCGCTGCCCCACGCCGGCGCATCGCGCCCCGGGCGGATGACGCGCTGGCTCGAGAGCGAGCGCCTCCTGGCGACACTCCTGCTGGCGCCGGCAATCCTCCTACTCGGGCTCTTCATCGCCTACCCGTTCGTGATCGGCGTGTGGCTGTCAATGTCAAACGTCAGCGTGGGCAATCCGGGCGAGTTCGTGGGAATCAAGAACTTCGTCAAGGCGTGGAACGACTCGATCTTCCGGACCGCGTTCTGGAACACCGGCTTCTACACCTTCTGGGCGACGATCTTCAAGCTGGCGCTGGGCATGTGGGTGGCGCTCCTGCTCAACCGGCACTTCCGCGGCAAGCGCATCGTGCGGGCCGCCATGCTCCTGCCCTTCATCGTGCCGACCGTGCTGAGCACGTTCGCCTGGCGCTGGATGTTCGACCCGACGTTCAGCGTGCTCAACTGGATGCTCTACCAGGGCGGCTTCATCACGACGAAGCTGCCCTTCCTCTCCGACGGCACCTACGGCATGTGGTGCGCGATCGTGGTCAACACCTGGCGCGGCATGCCGTTCTTCGCCATCACGCTGCTGGCGGGGCTGCAGACCATCAGCCCCGACCTCCACGAGGCCGCCTCGCTCGACGGGGCCAACGGCTGGCACCGGTTCTGGCACGTGACCTGGCCGCTCCTCAAGCCCGTGACCGTGGTCGTCGTGGTGTTCTCGATCATCCAGACCTTCTCCGACTTCCAGTTGATCTACGTCCTGACGGGCGGCGGCCCGGCCAACGCCACGCACCTCCTGGCGACGTACGCCTACCAGATCGGTATCGCCACGGGGCTCCTGGGCGAGGGCGCCGCGATCTCGCTCTTCATGCTCCCCGTCCTCTTCATCGTCGTCTGGCTCCAGCTCCGCTATCTCCGCCGCCTCGAAGGCGCCTAG
- a CDS encoding carbohydrate ABC transporter permease — MVIEKKWKRWVYFYIPLTVFVIGTLFPFYWMLITAIRPDSELYRSWRAVNNAPFWTLHPTLEHFQDLFAKTNFPHWLWNTFFIACASTAISLFCGLLAGYALARLKFPLAGTIGTSIFVTYLVPPTLLFIPLANIIRAFQLGDTPWALILTYPTFLIPFSTWLLMGYFKTIPKELEECARIDGATRFGAMIWIIFPIAIPGILSAGIFAFTLSWNEFIYALVFLSSPEKKTVPVGVVSELIRGDIYFWGQLMAGALLGSIPVAVVYSFFVEYYVTGLTGSVKG, encoded by the coding sequence ATGGTCATCGAAAAGAAGTGGAAGCGGTGGGTGTACTTCTACATTCCGCTCACGGTATTCGTGATCGGGACGCTCTTCCCCTTCTACTGGATGCTGATCACCGCCATCCGCCCGGACTCGGAGCTCTACCGATCCTGGCGCGCAGTCAACAACGCGCCCTTCTGGACGCTGCACCCGACGCTCGAACACTTCCAGGACCTCTTCGCCAAGACCAACTTCCCGCACTGGCTCTGGAACACCTTCTTCATCGCCTGCGCGTCCACCGCTATCTCGCTCTTCTGCGGGCTCCTGGCCGGCTACGCGCTCGCGCGCCTCAAGTTCCCGCTGGCCGGCACGATCGGCACCTCCATCTTCGTCACCTACCTCGTGCCGCCGACGCTCCTCTTCATCCCGCTGGCGAACATCATCCGCGCCTTCCAGCTCGGCGACACGCCGTGGGCGCTCATCCTGACCTACCCGACCTTCCTGATCCCGTTCAGCACCTGGCTCCTGATGGGCTACTTCAAGACCATCCCGAAGGAGCTGGAGGAGTGCGCGCGCATCGACGGCGCGACGCGCTTCGGGGCCATGATCTGGATCATCTTCCCGATCGCCATCCCCGGCATCCTCTCGGCGGGCATCTTCGCCTTCACGCTGTCGTGGAACGAGTTCATCTACGCCCTCGTCTTCCTCTCCTCGCCCGAGAAAAAGACGGTTCCGGTCGGCGTGGTCTCGGAGCTGATCCGCGGTGACATCTACTTCTGGGGCCAGCTCATGGCGGGGGCGCTGCTGGGCTCGATCCCAGTCGCGGTCGTCTACTCCTTCTTCGTCGAGTACTACGTGACGGGCCTGACCGGCTCCGTCAAGGGGTAG